In the genome of Colwellia sp. PAMC 21821, the window GCTATTGAGAGTGACTTATCGGCTGACGAGCAAGTTAACTTTGAAAAACTTAAGCAACAACGATCTTTATGGGCAAAAGAGCGAAACGTTCCAGCATATGTTGTTTTTCATGACGCAACCTTAATGGATATAGCGCGAATAAATCCCAAAAATTCAAACCAATTACTTGAAGTTAATGGTTTAGGTAAAACAAAGCTTGAGCTTTATGGTGAAAAAATTATTGCCTTGTTAACGTAAAAAATAGCACAGCATTAGTTATCGTTTGAACGAATCTGCATTTTTTATACGCAAAAAAAGGAGTAAATATCTGCCAATAACTAGTAAAAATTAACTAATACTAGAACTGTTTATCGGTTCAATGTTTACAAAAATAAGCTTAAGGCGCTATTTCTATGATCTAAATTGGGAAATCCTTTTACGGTTACACTTCAATTACCCGGTTTCTACCGAGATCTTTCGCCTTATAAAGCGCATTATCTAAGCCTTGATAAATGGACTCAAAATTAGAAATAGCTTCTTTGATATAGGTTATTGAAAAGCTAGCTGTAATCGTTAGCTCACTTTCATCATTTATAAATATGGGGTTACTTTCAAAACTATTACGTATGCGTTCAACTATAATTTGAGCGGAAACTTTCTCTATGTTTTTTAAACAAATAACAAACTCCTCGCCACCAATCCTACCAAAAAGATCTTGCTGCCTAATATTATCTTTAGTTAGTTTAACAATATGCCTCAGTGCTTTATCACCACAAATATGTGAGTATTTATCATTTATAGATTTAAAGTCATCTAGGTCAAAAAGAATAATGGCATGTATATCATTGTCTACCGTAGTGTTTAAGTTTGCTATTTGTTCAAAAATAGCTCGCCTATTGAAGATACGTGTTAGCTCATCAGTTTCTGATAGTATTTTTTGCTTATTTTTTTGATGCCATATAAATAAGCAAATTGCGAACAATGTAAATATTAATATACCGGATAATACTAAGGTTATTTTTGATTTCTCGAGCTTAGCTGAAACTAAGCTAAGTTCCAGTGCAACTATATCTTGTTGTAACTCTGCAAAAGCTAAAATAGACACAGAATTTTGCTGATTAATTAAAGTTTGTTGATTGATATCAATATAATTTTCAAAATATTTAATGGCTAAGTCAGATTGATTTTGAGCTATATAATATTTGATCAAAAACTCATAAAGATACCGTAAATTGGGCTTATCAGTTTGCTCAATTAATAAGTCTTTTTTTACTATGAAGGTATTAACACATTGAGTTCTATTATTTTCCAAACACGCTATAGCCTTATACAACCTCATTTTATTATTTTTATGTAACTCTTCAGTAC includes:
- a CDS encoding GGDEF domain-containing protein → MTLNSIEPSQNYVCPVDAMLSDNVESLLANSPNLSNQARSKLLWQKSTAIFCKYGFSEDYLRQLKKITLLPSNEVNQNILSIAIYDLTTFYYRYSQKKSCDFLHEHLPSLTNASQEFLKYLDMVELQYCSDMTAVDKVKAFIRLQELNKDDNQFISDVYINIAEIYSSIGQFTLAANAFKKQLSYIDDEFDLHWTHYAIATELLDAGDIEESKQYFRKFESGKVLSIDSQYYKMLLLTIKIKFAYIEKNFTEMLVLIDEFEPYQTSTEELHKNNKMRLYKAIACLENNRTQCVNTFIVKKDLLIEQTDKPNLRYLYEFLIKYYIAQNQSDLAIKYFENYIDINQQTLINQQNSVSILAFAELQQDIVALELSLVSAKLEKSKITLVLSGILIFTLFAICLFIWHQKNKQKILSETDELTRIFNRRAIFEQIANLNTTVDNDIHAIILFDLDDFKSINDKYSHICGDKALRHIVKLTKDNIRQQDLFGRIGGEEFVICLKNIEKVSAQIIVERIRNSFESNPIFINDESELTITASFSITYIKEAISNFESIYQGLDNALYKAKDLGRNRVIEV